The DNA segment GTTCAAAAAAGTTAGAGGCTCCTATCATTCCTGCTGGTGCAGAAACATTATGAGGCAATTTTAGAAATTTACAAAGAAAATAAGCAATAAAAAATATTAAAAATGTTTGTATAATTAATGGTATTGCAATTAATAAAATATGAAGTGGATTATTAATAATAACATCCCCTTGAAAAGCAAATAATAAAATTAAAGTTAATAATAATCCTATAACAGTAAGATTATCAAATTTAGGAAGAAATTCTTTTTCAAAGTACTTCTCTCCCTTGTTTTTAACAATAATTATTCTTGTTAAGATTCCACCAGTAAGTGGGATTACCACAAATAATATAACTGATAATATTAATGTATTCCAAGGAACAACAACATTACTTATTCCTAATAAAAACTTAACTATTGGTACAAAAGCTATAAGAATTATCAAATCATTTGTTGCCACTTGAACAACTGTATAAGCAGGATTTCCTTTTGTTAGGTGGCTCCATACAAATACCATTGCTGTACACGGAGCTGCTCCTAAAAGTACAGCTCCTGCAAGATATTCTGTTGCTAAATCAGGAGCTATAAAGTTTTTAAACAAAGTATGAAAGAAAAAAGCTGCTATTCCATACATAGTAAAAGGTTTTATAAGCCAATTGACTATCCAAGTTACATAAAGACCTTTTGGGTTTTTTCCAACATCTTTTATACTTTGAAAATCTACTTTCATCATCATAGGATATATCATAAGCCATATTAATATAGCAACCGGAATTGATACTTTAGCATATTCAAATTTATTTAGATATTGTGGAATGGCTGGAAGAAACTTACCAATTAATATTCCTCCAACCATGCATAAAGCTACCCAAATTGTTAAATATTTTTGAAAGAAACTTATACTTTCTATTTTTTTATCTGACATTTTTAAACTCCTATTATAATTTTTCTATTATTTTTACTATTTCTTCTGGTTTTAGTACTTTTCCATAAGAAACGACTTTTTCATCTATAACTAAACCTGGAGTAGACATTATTCCATAACTTGAAATATCTCCCATATCTGTCACTTTTTCTATATTGGTCTCTATGTTTAAAGAAGTAAGGGCTTTTTTTACATTATCAGCTAAGTTAACACAATTTTTGCAGCCAGTTCCTAAAACTTTTATAGTCATGGCTCCTTCTTTTTTTATAGTATTTTCTTTTGAAGTTTCATCAACATCACAACTACCACAACTACAACCACCTTTAAAAACTTTATCAAATATTCCCATTTTGTTCACTCCTTTTATAAAATATATTTTTAAATAAATAAATAACCAAATGCATTAAAACTATAACCAATTATTATTATTCCAACAGCTACTATTCCTACAAATGTTACAAGCAGCTTATTTTGTACAACCTTTTTTAACATTATTATAGATGGTAAACTTAATGCTGTAACTCCCATCATGAAAGATAAAATAGTTCCAACACCAACACCTTTTGCAAAAAGAGCTTCTGCAATAGGAATTGTTCCAAATATATCTGCATACATTGGTATTCCTACAAATGTTGCTATCAATACTGAAAATGGATTATTAGTACCTAATATTTTTTGAATAATTCCAGCTGGTATCCAGTTATGAATTAAAGCACCTATTCCGACACCAACAATTACATACCAAAATACTTTCTTTACTGTTTCTTTTACTTGCTCATGAGCATATTCAAGTCTTTCTTTAGTTGTAAGTTCAGGGGACTCTATATCTATACTTCCAGCAGGTTTTGTAAATTTAACAACATATTTTTCCATTCCCATTTTATCCAGAATAGTTCCTCCAATTACAGCGAGAACAAGTCCAACAATGACATAAATTGCTGCTATTGGTAAACCAAATACACTAATCAATAAAATGAATGATCCTAAATCTACCAAAGGAGAAGATATTAAAAAGGAAAATGTTACTCCAACAGGAAGTCCTGCATTTGTAAATCCTATAAATATAGGAATAGAAGAACAACTGCAAAAAGGTGTTACAGTACCAAGTAAAGCACTTAAAATATTTGCTTTTATTCCTTTGAAATTTCCAAGAATTTTCTTTGTTCTTTCTGGTGGAAAGAAGCTTTGAATATATGAAATAACAAAAATAAGAATGGATAAAAGTACAATTATTTTTATAGTATCATATATAAAAAACTGAATACTACCACCTATTCTGCTGTTAGCATCTATTCCTAAGGCAGTAAGTCCTTTTTTTACTAAATTATCTAGCCATAACATTTTTAAGAACTGATCTTCAAAAAAAGACCAGATAGCAATAATTATTGACATAGATTATCCTCTCCCTTTTTTATTATTGACTCACAATCTAATATTTCATCTAATATTGTTTTTAAATTTTTACATCCTTCTTCGTCAAAAGAATAATAACTCCATTTCCCATCTTTTCTGCATTTAATAATTCCACTGTCATATAGGATTTTCATATGATGTGATAAAGTAGATTGTCCAATATGGAGCTCTTCTAAAATTTTACAAGAACAATTTTCTCCATACTTTAACATTTCTAATATGATAAGCCTATTAGGGTCACTTAAAGCTTTGAAAAGTTTTGACATATTTTCATATTTTTTTTCCATTCTTTCACCTCAAATCTATTTTTATCGATATATCATAAGTAATTATACTTCCATGTATCTAAATTTGTCAATATGTTTTTAAAAAATTATATTATAAATATAAAATTATTTTTCATATTTTTAAAAGTCTAAATTACTCTAATCTTAATGATATAATTTCAAGAAAAAATGGAAATTGCCTTATATTTCCAATCTACAAAACTCTACTATTATGGACAATATGAATATTAAAAAATATTTGTCTATAAATATTGGTTTTCTATTTTTTATTCTTTTGTCTATCTTTCTTTAATTATTTATATACTTTTTTTACATTAAACGATATAATTTATAAAAACTAATGGAGGATAAATAAAATGAAATACTATTATGCAAGAGTTTCTTCAGAAACTCAGAACTTAGATAGACAGATAGAACTTTTTAAAGAAATGGGAGCTACTGATAGAACTATTTTTCAAGAAAAAAAGTCTGGAAAATCTTTTGAAAATAGAGACACCTGGAATGAACTTTTAAATGTATGGGTCAAAAGTGGTGACACCATTATTGTAAAAAATCTTGATAGAATTGGAAGAAATGCAAAAGAAGTAAGAGAATGTCTTTTAAATCTTGCTAAGCGAAACATAATTTTAGAATCTATTGACCAAGGCTATTTAAATAACTTCTTAAAGGAAAAACTTTTAAATAAAAGAGCTGACTCTTTAGCAGAGGCTATGCTCAATGTTATGCTTGATACAATGCTTGAGGTGGATTTATTAAAAGCTGAATGGGAAAGAAAGGAACTTAGAAAAAGACAAGAAGAAGGAATAAAAAGGGCTCTTGCAAAAGGAGTTAAATTTGGGAGAA comes from the Fusobacterium sp. genome and includes:
- the arsB gene encoding ACR3 family arsenite efflux transporter, with product MSDKKIESISFFQKYLTIWVALCMVGGILIGKFLPAIPQYLNKFEYAKVSIPVAILIWLMIYPMMMKVDFQSIKDVGKNPKGLYVTWIVNWLIKPFTMYGIAAFFFHTLFKNFIAPDLATEYLAGAVLLGAAPCTAMVFVWSHLTKGNPAYTVVQVATNDLIILIAFVPIVKFLLGISNVVVPWNTLILSVILFVVIPLTGGILTRIIIVKNKGEKYFEKEFLPKFDNLTVIGLLLTLILLFAFQGDVIINNPLHILLIAIPLIIQTFLIFFIAYFLCKFLKLPHNVSAPAGMIGASNFFELSVAVAIALFGTTSPAALATVVGVLVEVPVMLALVKFANNTKSWFE
- a CDS encoding metalloregulator ArsR/SmtB family transcription factor, translated to MEKKYENMSKLFKALSDPNRLIILEMLKYGENCSCKILEELHIGQSTLSHHMKILYDSGIIKCRKDGKWSYYSFDEEGCKNLKTILDEILDCESIIKKGEDNLCQ
- a CDS encoding recombinase family protein — encoded protein: MKYYYARVSSETQNLDRQIELFKEMGATDRTIFQEKKSGKSFENRDTWNELLNVWVKSGDTIIVKNLDRIGRNAKEVRECLLNLAKRNIILESIDQGYLNNFLKEKLLNKRADSLAEAMLNVMLDTMLEVDLLKAEWERKELRKRQEEGIKRALAKGVKFGRSKDKEIRKKFDEIYPLTRNKDAPYYISMTEALSVIGCSKAMFYKLKKEKGL
- a CDS encoding permease, which gives rise to MSIIIAIWSFFEDQFLKMLWLDNLVKKGLTALGIDANSRIGGSIQFFIYDTIKIIVLLSILIFVISYIQSFFPPERTKKILGNFKGIKANILSALLGTVTPFCSCSSIPIFIGFTNAGLPVGVTFSFLISSPLVDLGSFILLISVFGLPIAAIYVIVGLVLAVIGGTILDKMGMEKYVVKFTKPAGSIDIESPELTTKERLEYAHEQVKETVKKVFWYVIVGVGIGALIHNWIPAGIIQKILGTNNPFSVLIATFVGIPMYADIFGTIPIAEALFAKGVGVGTILSFMMGVTALSLPSIIMLKKVVQNKLLVTFVGIVAVGIIIIGYSFNAFGYLFI
- a CDS encoding thioredoxin family protein, with the protein product MGIFDKVFKGGCSCGSCDVDETSKENTIKKEGAMTIKVLGTGCKNCVNLADNVKKALTSLNIETNIEKVTDMGDISSYGIMSTPGLVIDEKVVSYGKVLKPEEIVKIIEKL